CCGTAAAACTACTACCGCAACTTACTGAATAGTAAGACATTATATTTGACAACGACGGAGCATATAATTGCCCTTTGGGATCTCGGGCACTTCCTGTATAGCTACACCCTTGTATACTCACCGAATCCCGGCCGTATGGATCGGCCGGGGTATCACAGATCAGATCTCCTTTAGTATTGCAGTTGGCACCCTGTATCCCATCACGAGTTACATACTCCCGTTCCGCATTGTTTGTATTAGTACTATTCTGGAATGTATGAAGTAAATTAAAATAATGGCCTAATTCATGCGCTAAGGTGCGGTTATCTGTGGCGTACTGCGCCTGAACAAAAACACGGTTTGAATTATTTACCGTACTTGGAAAATAAGCATACCCTGCTACCGCAAACGAACCGAAGTAAATACTGTTGGGAAAATAAATATTAATTGCATTGGAAACATCATTGGCATTGCATAACACAGCCTCCTCGGTATTATCGAAGTCATAATAAGTGGAATTATTAATAAAATTGGGGGATCCGCAAAAGTAAAATTGCAGGCCGGACCCTACATTTTGATAAAAACGGTTGATTTGAACAAGGGCTGTATTTAGATCTGCCATGCTGAGGCCGCCGGTACCGTCAGTGTTTCGAAGGATATGAGCCTTAATGGGCAGGTACTGAACAGCCTTAAGGCCGGAAATACGTGCATTTTTAACAAATTGGCTCTTTAATTGTAAGAGTCGCTTTTCACGGGAAATGATACTGTCGTGGGATTCAGCAGGAGTAGCGCAGGGCAAAAGTTGTGCCGATGCTTTATTATAAAGCAACAACCAACCTATTAAAGTGACAAAAAAAAGTAAACCGTTAAATTTCATACCCTGCCCAATCTCAAATTATACCTGATTCTTTCATTTTAACAGGTATAAATAAAATCACACTTTGATATTTACATCCCTGTAAATCAAATTATTACTTATCCAGTAGGGCAATGACATCAATCGGGCAATTAATATGCCAATTTCAGTGTTTAGGGAAGAATAAATATGCTTCATAAGCTCTGTTATTCCAAATATTTCAATATTCCTTTATTATTACCTTCGGTGCTTTTCCGCAAAGCACTTAATAAAGCTATAAATTATTTATATATACCCGGCCCAACATACGCATTTGGCGCGCTATTTGCGCCGTCCTTCGCTGAACATAGGCAGAGGGGTTCTTGGCAGAAAATCGAAGCGGGCTTGGCAACACAGCGGCGATTCTCGCCGCTTCATTACGCGTAAGAGAAGCCGCAGGCTTGTAAAAAAAACGTTGGGCGGCAGCCTCATATCCAAACGTCATATTACCGGTTTCTGCCACATTTAAATAGACCTCCAAAATTCGTTCTTTTCCCCATATCACCTCTATTAACAGCGTGAAATAGGCTTCCAATGCTTTTCTGATATAACTGCGCCCTTGCCAGAGAAACACATTTTTAGCCACTTGCTGGGAAATAGTACTGGCACCCCGTATTTTTTTTCCCCGGAAGTTATGCTTAAACGCATTTACCATGGATTTAAAATCAAACCCCCAATGCTGCGGAAACAACTGATCCTCCGAAGCCACTACGGATAGGGGTGCCTCCTTAGACATTTCACTCATGGGTGTCCAATCAGAATATATTTTACTGCTGCGCCCCTCTGAGATTGCTTCAAACTTGCGAACTATCATAAAAGGCGTGAACCAGACAGGCACAAATTTCAACACCGTTACCCAAATCACGGAACCAATTAAAAAATAAAGGACCGTTTTCAACAGAATACGCACCACCTTTGAACGCCAATGAGGCGCGGGCGACTTTTGCTTTGATAGAGGAGCATTAGCAGGACGAATGCGATTGGCAGCCATAGATACGTGTCTTTTTGGGATAGTTAAAAGTACTGAAATTGCGGGGAATGAATAAAAAACAGCTTTATAAAAACTAAGAAATTGAGCAGGCTGTTCAAACAACAAACAAATCAGACGCAATACGGTCGGCAAACAGTTTACCATTATAAGTTAAAAACAACACGTTGTCTTCTATAAAAACCCATCCGTAATCCATAAACGCATTCAGGTATTTTTTGTGTGTTTCTCTCAAATCAATGCCCGCCAACTCCTGAATGATTCTCAAATCACAGCCCCAGATTGTCCGTAAACTTGTCAGAAGATAATCATTCACCTGATCATACGAAGTTAAAATTTCCATTTCAAAAGGCAGTCTTTCTTCTGTAAGAGACTGAATATAAAGTGCATTGTTGGCAATATTATATTGACGCGAGGGCCCGTTAAATGAATGAGCACTTGGTCCAACCCCCAAATAAGGACGCCGTTTCCAGTAGCTGCTGTTGTGCCGGGCGTAGTGACCGTCCCGGGCAAAATTGGAGATTTCGTACTGTTCGTAGCGGCTCGCGTTAAGATACATTATCATTTGTTCAAAATGACGAGCTGACAGTTCTTCATTAACGGACTTGATTTTTCCTTTTTTCAGCCAATTTCCCAAGACGGTTTTGGGCTCGATGGTGAGGTTATAGGCAGAAATATGGGGTGTATTCAAGGCAACCGCCATTTCCAAATCTTTTTGCCATACTCTGTCTTCCGAAGCAGTTTCCGACTCTTCCATTCCCAACATTTTTTCACTCATCCCGTACATCAGATCAATGGTCAGATTGTCAAAACCATGATCTTGGGCTCGTTTGACCGAAGCTTCTGATTCAGCGGCATTGTGCGCCCGATTCATAAATCGCAAATACGGTTCATGAAAGGATTGAAGGCCTATGCTGAGCCGATTGATATAGGGCTTGAGAGAGATCAACTTTTCAGCCGTTAAATCATCGGGATTGGCCTCCAGCGTAATCTCAGCTGACGGATGAACGCGGTAAAATTGGTGAATGGTGTCAAAAATCTGTCCCAATTCGGCCTCCGTCAGCAACGAAGGCGTTCCACCGCCGAAGTAAATGGTTTCTAATTCCCGAGTTGGCAGGTAGTCTTTCTGAAGCTCCAGTTCACGACAAATCGCTGCCACCAAGTCTGCTTTTGATTTCAGGTTGGTGCTGAAATGAAAGTCGCAGTAATGACAGGCTTGCTTACAAAAAGGAATGTGGAGGTACAGATGCATTGGGCAAAATTACGCAAAAGCCTTCCATCATAACACCACAAACTCCACCCGACGGTTTTTTTTTCGATTTTCTTCGGAGGTATTGGGGGCAATCGGGTCAAGGCTGCCTCGGCCTTTGCTTTGAAGGCGACGGCGTTCAATCCCTTTTTTGATCAGATAGGTTTCTACCGCCTGGCAGCGCTCTTGGGAAAGCTTTACGTTCAGGTCAAAATCGCCGGCATTGTCGGTATGACCGCGAATTTCAATCCGAATTGCCGGGTTTTGGATCAAAGCTTCGGCCAGCGCATCCAGTTCAGGCTGTGATTCTGAGCGAAGCACAGGGCTGCTGCGATCGAAATAAATATTTTTCAGCGTGATGGCTTTGCCTTTCTCCGGTATCTTCAAAGGCTCGATTTCTTTTTTGGCAGGGATCATTTTAAACTGCACCACATTTTGGGGGCGTAAATCCCGAACGGGCAAAACCAGCGTCATAAAACCTTCCGCAATGCACTCGACCAGATAATTGGCTTTACCCGGCAGCTTGGCCGACGCTTTTCCGGAGGCATCAGCCTGCAATTCAAGTACCCGTTTTCCAGTTTCGTCCGTTACATAAAACGCAGCACTTGTCACGGGCTGTTTCGTCTCAATATGATGGGCATCAATCAAAACATAATACTCTTCAGACTTAGCATTTCCCTGGGCGAGGGTCGTAATAGAAAAACTAATGTATAGGGCAAAGAGAAGGATTGTACGTTTCATTCTATGAGGTAATTTCGACCCCAAGTTAGCAAATGTGGATTTCAGAAAGTCAAAAAGGGTTTATCTATTGAAAAGTCTTTCCCCTTTTACGCAAAGGCCTGCGGATAAAGCGTCCTTCCATACGACACCAGCTTTTCATGTGCCTGAAGGGCCGCAACCATCATAAGGAAGAATAAAACCAAAAGAAATGCCGCAACGAATGGATAATGTGCTCCATCCAACAGAGTGTATTTTATAATAGCTCTTACCACAAAATGAGCATTTATAATACCCGCTCCACCGCTGGAAGTATAAGCAGTAAATGACAGTTTTCGAGGCATATTTAAATTACGGAAAAACAGAAACATACCATACATAAACCCAATGCCCAACGTTGGGAGCAAAATGGAATCGTTAATCGTCAGCAATGTAGATTTATTGGTTCTTTGCAGAAATTCAAACAGGATCCACGTCAAAACGGCCGTAAAAAACACCTTTGGCCAACTGAAAAACGATTTAAAGTTTTGCCAAAAATAACGGCGGTATTGGCGTCCCACCTGCTTCTCTTTTTCCCTGACCACTTGCCGAAATCCATTTTTGGCAAAAGCGGCCAATGTTTCATCAAAAATCTTCGCTTCAGACTGTGCGGGGTTTTGGTGGAAACGCTCTTCTATTTTGGCGGCAA
Above is a window of Runella slithyformis DSM 19594 DNA encoding:
- the mtgA gene encoding monofunctional biosynthetic peptidoglycan transglycosylase, translated to MAANRIRPANAPLSKQKSPAPHWRSKVVRILLKTVLYFLIGSVIWVTVLKFVPVWFTPFMIVRKFEAISEGRSSKIYSDWTPMSEMSKEAPLSVVASEDQLFPQHWGFDFKSMVNAFKHNFRGKKIRGASTISQQVAKNVFLWQGRSYIRKALEAYFTLLIEVIWGKERILEVYLNVAETGNMTFGYEAAAQRFFYKPAASLTRNEAARIAAVLPSPLRFSAKNPSAYVQRRTAQIARQMRMLGRVYINNL
- the hemW gene encoding radical SAM family heme chaperone HemW, with product MHLYLHIPFCKQACHYCDFHFSTNLKSKADLVAAICRELELQKDYLPTRELETIYFGGGTPSLLTEAELGQIFDTIHQFYRVHPSAEITLEANPDDLTAEKLISLKPYINRLSIGLQSFHEPYLRFMNRAHNAAESEASVKRAQDHGFDNLTIDLMYGMSEKMLGMEESETASEDRVWQKDLEMAVALNTPHISAYNLTIEPKTVLGNWLKKGKIKSVNEELSARHFEQMIMYLNASRYEQYEISNFARDGHYARHNSSYWKRRPYLGVGPSAHSFNGPSRQYNIANNALYIQSLTEERLPFEMEILTSYDQVNDYLLTSLRTIWGCDLRIIQELAGIDLRETHKKYLNAFMDYGWVFIEDNVLFLTYNGKLFADRIASDLFVV
- a CDS encoding OmpA family protein yields the protein MKRTILLFALYISFSITTLAQGNAKSEEYYVLIDAHHIETKQPVTSAAFYVTDETGKRVLELQADASGKASAKLPGKANYLVECIAEGFMTLVLPVRDLRPQNVVQFKMIPAKKEIEPLKIPEKGKAITLKNIYFDRSSPVLRSESQPELDALAEALIQNPAIRIEIRGHTDNAGDFDLNVKLSQERCQAVETYLIKKGIERRRLQSKGRGSLDPIAPNTSEENRKKNRRVEFVVL